The Polycladomyces zharkentensis DNA segment GGTAGAATGCAATTAGTTCCAAGAGCATTACATCGTCAAATTGGACACGTAGGCGGGAGAGATATATGGGGCGGTGGAAATGCTGCCCGATTAAGCGGTAAAGTAGGAGACGATCAGTATCCCAATTCTTTAGATTA contains these protein-coding regions:
- a CDS encoding HNH endonuclease, which gives rise to MSCSRLEENHHQQFGRMQLVPRALHRQIGHVGGRDIWGGGNAARLSGKVGDDQYPNSLD